In one window of Rhizobium sp. ACO-34A DNA:
- a CDS encoding amino acid ABC transporter substrate-binding protein: protein MLDFSKINRRAGRIAAIALMAATALSAGLANAGETLDKIKQRGLIKVGVGTTPGFFSPDSNGRWNGFFIDYGRALAITVFNDPEKVEFTNSSPQQRLPALQSGEYDILLSGVTQTITRAFKLGFHFGPVIFYDGQGLLVRKDLGVTKGTELDGATIGVQSGTTGELNIADFFRKTGKKFTPVTIEETGEFVKALESGRVDALTQDSTDLAGKRTQLKNPDDYVLLPERLSKEPLAPAIRGGDDQWLEIVNWTVYATIQAEEYGINKANVDDFLKSEDPAIKRFLGVDPSLGEAIGLDPKFAYNIIKTLGNYGEIFDRNIGKGTTLNLERGYNNLWTNGGLLYSPPFR, encoded by the coding sequence ATGCTGGACTTTTCGAAAATCAATCGCCGCGCCGGCCGTATCGCCGCCATCGCCCTGATGGCAGCCACGGCACTTTCCGCGGGCCTCGCCAATGCCGGCGAAACCCTGGACAAGATCAAGCAGCGCGGCCTCATCAAGGTCGGCGTCGGCACCACGCCGGGCTTCTTCTCCCCGGACAGCAACGGCCGCTGGAACGGCTTCTTCATCGACTACGGCCGCGCACTCGCGATCACCGTTTTCAACGATCCGGAAAAGGTCGAATTCACCAATTCCTCGCCGCAGCAGCGCCTTCCGGCCCTGCAATCGGGCGAATACGACATCCTGCTCTCGGGCGTGACCCAGACCATCACCCGCGCCTTCAAGCTTGGTTTCCACTTCGGCCCCGTGATCTTCTATGACGGTCAGGGCCTGCTGGTCCGCAAGGATCTCGGCGTAACCAAGGGCACGGAACTCGACGGCGCCACCATCGGCGTCCAGAGCGGCACGACGGGCGAACTCAACATTGCCGACTTCTTCCGCAAGACCGGCAAGAAGTTTACCCCCGTGACGATCGAGGAAACCGGCGAATTCGTAAAAGCGCTGGAATCCGGCCGCGTCGACGCGCTCACGCAAGATTCCACCGACCTTGCCGGCAAGCGCACCCAGCTGAAGAACCCCGACGACTACGTCCTGCTTCCCGAGCGTCTCTCCAAGGAACCGCTGGCTCCGGCCATCCGCGGCGGTGACGACCAGTGGCTCGAAATCGTCAACTGGACCGTCTACGCGACGATCCAGGCCGAGGAGTACGGCATCAACAAGGCCAATGTCGACGACTTCCTGAAGAGCGAAGATCCGGCGATCAAGCGCTTCCTTGGCGTCGATCCCTCTCTCGGCGAGGCGATCGGTCTCGATCCGAAGTTTGCCTACAACATCATCAAGACGCTGGGCAATTACGGCGAAATCTTCGATCGCAACATCGGCAAGGGCACCACGCTCAACCTTGAGCGCGGCTACAACAATCTCTGGACGAATGGCGGCCTCCTCTATTCTCCGCCCTTCCGTTGA
- a CDS encoding hemolysin secretion protein D, which translates to MSTTDDDHVLRSIRRHLMVGLAIGLALVGGAGGWAATTELAGAVVASGSFVVDSYVKKVQHPKGGVVGEILVQEGAKVKAGDVVMRLDATQTRASLAIVTKRLDELTARLARLEAERDDVETIVFPDQLLARQDDADVASAIRSETRLFEFRKAARDGKRAQLGERIAQYEHEIEGLKAQEVAYADGLEVLRSEIVSQEDLREKGVVSVQRLNSLRTQAATFGGERGEKIAYQAQAEGRITETRLQILQIEQDLKTEVGQELREIQGQIGEFIERRAAAEDDLKRIDIVAPQSGTVHQLAVHTVGGVVSPGDPIMLIVPEGDDLALDVRIQPKDIDQVHPGQKAVLRLSAFSQRTTPELNGHVGRIAADLSTDEKNGVSYYLVRLAVEHEELQKLGGLALVPGMPAEAMIRTGDRTALSYLVKPIEDQINRAFREE; encoded by the coding sequence ATGTCCACCACTGACGACGATCATGTCCTGCGTTCGATCCGCCGCCATCTGATGGTCGGGCTGGCGATCGGCCTTGCGCTCGTCGGGGGAGCCGGCGGATGGGCCGCGACGACGGAACTTGCGGGCGCTGTCGTCGCCTCCGGTTCCTTTGTCGTCGATTCCTACGTCAAGAAGGTGCAGCACCCGAAGGGCGGCGTGGTCGGCGAAATCCTCGTGCAGGAAGGTGCGAAGGTGAAGGCGGGAGACGTTGTCATGCGTCTCGATGCGACCCAGACCCGCGCGAGCCTTGCCATCGTCACCAAACGGCTCGACGAACTGACGGCGCGGCTGGCGCGACTCGAGGCCGAGCGTGACGATGTCGAGACAATCGTCTTCCCCGACCAGTTGCTGGCGCGCCAGGACGATGCGGATGTGGCCTCTGCGATCCGCAGCGAGACGCGGCTGTTCGAGTTCCGCAAGGCGGCGCGGGACGGAAAACGGGCCCAGCTTGGCGAACGTATCGCCCAGTATGAGCACGAGATCGAGGGATTGAAGGCCCAGGAAGTCGCCTATGCGGATGGTCTGGAAGTCCTGCGGTCGGAGATCGTGTCGCAGGAGGATCTGCGCGAAAAGGGCGTGGTCTCGGTTCAGCGGTTGAACAGTCTGCGAACGCAGGCGGCGACCTTTGGCGGCGAACGTGGTGAGAAGATCGCCTATCAGGCGCAGGCGGAAGGCCGGATCACCGAGACGCGGCTGCAGATCCTGCAGATCGAACAGGACCTCAAGACTGAGGTCGGTCAGGAACTGCGAGAGATACAGGGACAGATCGGTGAGTTCATCGAGCGTAGGGCGGCGGCCGAGGATGATCTGAAGCGGATCGATATCGTCGCGCCGCAATCCGGCACTGTTCACCAGCTTGCCGTGCACACCGTAGGTGGGGTTGTCTCCCCCGGCGATCCTATCATGCTGATCGTGCCGGAGGGTGACGATCTCGCCCTCGATGTGCGCATCCAGCCCAAGGATATCGATCAGGTTCATCCTGGCCAGAAGGCCGTCTTGCGCCTTTCGGCCTTCAGCCAGCGGACGACACCCGAGCTCAACGGCCATGTCGGTCGCATCGCGGCGGACCTTTCGACCGATGAGAAGAACGGCGTCTCCTATTATCTTGTGCGTCTTGCCGTGGAGCACGAGGAGTTGCAGAAGCTTGGCGGTCTGGCGCTGGTGCCGGGGATGCCGGCCGAAGCGATGATCAGGACAGGCGACCGAACAGCACTTTCCTATCTCGTCAAACCTATCGAAGATCAGATAAACCGTGCATTCCGGGAGGAATGA
- a CDS encoding type I secretion system permease/ATPase — MLRKPTYAPPLSLTAAVVSPLRQSLVAIALISGVVNVLALTSPLFMLQVYDRVLSSGSVPTLVGLVVLAAGLYLIQAALDILRARVLLRIGEHFDNKLSGRVHDAVVRLPLLTRMPGDGLQPLRDLDSVRGFLSGAGPTAFFDLPWIPLYLGICFLFHFWIGVTALVGAILLVLLTMLANGLSQKWVSETIAQNMARNALLESTRRNAEVVAAMGFAGRMASRWRVANEAYLAANRRAGDVAGGLGGLSKAMRVMLQSGILAVGAWLVVEQQATGGVIIASSIMMGRALAPVDLAIANWKSFLMARQGWSRLRELLSKIPDGPPVMALPSPQQELRVENLAVLPPGERKPTVTQVGFTIQKGSALGVIGPSGSGKSTLSRVLVGAWPPATGKVRLDGASLDQWDREELGRHIGYLPQGVELFDGTIAENIARFEENVEPEAIVAAAKAAGAHELILKFDIGYETRIGEGGSSLSAGQRQRIGLARALFRDPFLVVLDEPNANLDAEGEAAVVQAIAGVRGRGGIAVVVAHRPSALGVVDQVLVMENGRQKAFGPRDEVFAQVLKVPSASVPQTVKGFPVTAQALKPLRVVAKRPEPVDEPETEQETEDADVHH, encoded by the coding sequence GTGCTGAGGAAACCGACATATGCGCCGCCGCTGTCTCTGACAGCGGCGGTCGTCTCGCCGCTGAGGCAATCGCTTGTTGCGATCGCCCTCATCAGTGGTGTCGTCAATGTTCTGGCGCTGACCTCGCCACTGTTCATGCTGCAGGTCTATGACCGGGTGCTTTCGAGCGGCAGCGTGCCGACGCTGGTCGGGCTCGTGGTGCTGGCGGCTGGGCTCTATCTCATTCAGGCGGCGCTCGATATCCTGCGCGCGCGGGTGCTGCTCAGGATCGGGGAGCACTTCGACAATAAGCTTTCCGGCCGTGTCCATGATGCCGTGGTGCGGCTGCCGCTCCTGACCCGCATGCCGGGCGACGGGCTTCAACCCCTGCGGGATCTCGATAGCGTGCGAGGCTTCCTGTCCGGTGCCGGGCCGACCGCCTTCTTCGACCTGCCGTGGATACCGCTCTATCTCGGAATCTGCTTTCTCTTCCATTTTTGGATCGGCGTTACCGCGCTGGTCGGAGCGATCCTGCTTGTTCTCCTGACCATGCTTGCCAACGGGCTTTCGCAGAAATGGGTCAGCGAAACCATCGCGCAGAACATGGCCCGCAACGCCCTTCTGGAGAGCACCCGCCGGAATGCGGAAGTGGTTGCCGCAATGGGGTTTGCCGGACGCATGGCGAGCCGATGGCGTGTCGCCAACGAGGCCTATCTCGCGGCGAACCGCAGGGCCGGCGATGTCGCCGGAGGGCTGGGCGGATTGTCGAAGGCAATGCGGGTGATGCTCCAGTCGGGCATTCTCGCCGTCGGTGCATGGCTGGTGGTCGAGCAGCAGGCGACGGGCGGGGTGATTATCGCCAGTTCCATCATGATGGGCCGGGCGCTTGCCCCCGTCGATCTTGCTATCGCTAACTGGAAGTCGTTCCTGATGGCTCGGCAGGGCTGGTCCCGCCTTCGAGAACTGCTGTCGAAGATCCCGGATGGGCCGCCGGTGATGGCCTTGCCGTCGCCACAGCAGGAATTGCGCGTGGAAAATCTCGCGGTCCTGCCACCGGGTGAGCGAAAGCCGACCGTCACACAGGTTGGTTTCACCATTCAGAAGGGCAGTGCACTCGGCGTCATCGGGCCTTCCGGTTCGGGCAAATCGACCTTGTCCCGCGTGCTTGTCGGCGCATGGCCCCCCGCCACCGGGAAGGTTCGCCTCGATGGCGCAAGCCTCGACCAGTGGGATCGGGAAGAACTCGGCCGTCACATCGGCTATCTGCCGCAGGGCGTCGAGCTCTTCGATGGCACGATTGCCGAAAACATCGCCCGCTTCGAGGAAAATGTCGAACCCGAAGCCATCGTTGCCGCGGCAAAGGCGGCCGGCGCTCATGAACTTATCCTGAAGTTCGACATTGGCTACGAGACGCGCATCGGCGAGGGCGGTTCATCACTATCGGCGGGGCAGCGCCAGCGGATCGGGCTTGCCCGCGCGCTGTTTAGAGACCCCTTCCTTGTGGTGCTCGACGAGCCGAACGCCAATCTGGATGCCGAGGGGGAAGCCGCCGTGGTGCAGGCAATCGCCGGCGTGCGCGGTCGAGGAGGCATTGCCGTGGTGGTTGCTCACCGTCCGAGTGCGCTGGGTGTGGTGGATCAGGTTCTCGTCATGGAAAACGGGAGGCAGAAGGCCTTCGGGCCGCGTGATGAAGTGTTTGCCCAGGTTCTCAAGGTTCCGTCCGCGTCCGTGCCGCAAACCGTGAAGGGCTTCCCGGTGACCGCCCAGGCGCTCAAGCCCTTGCGGGTGGTCGCCAAGCGGCCGGAGCCGGTTGATGAGCCGGAAACCGAACAGGAAACGGAGGATGCCGATGTCCACCACTGA
- a CDS encoding N5,N10-methylene tetrahydromethanopterin reductase → MPKQILLNAFNMNCVGHINHGLWAHPRDTSHRYKELGYWTDLARTLERGLFDGLFIADILGVYDVYENSVDLTLRETIQLPVNDPLMLVSAMAATTSNLGFGVTVNIAAEHPYLLARRFSTLDHLTSGRIGWNIVTGYLDSAARALGQTGLSEHDSRYDQADECMELLYKLWETSWDDDAVVLDRTERVYARPEKVRPISHHGRYYDVEGYHLSEPSRQRTPVLFQAGTSPRGKEFAARHAECTFINAANPASARAASRAIRKAVADAGRRPEDIKILVGITVVADQTMAGAEAKYADYRRYASPEAGLAHFSAGTGIDLSRLDLDTPIAQGADNGNAIQSNIQTARDTGLTKRKLLEKLSLGGRYPAIVGNGETIADELQTWIEDGEIDGFNLTRTVVPESFDDFIDVVIPVLQERGLYKTAYEKGSFRNRLFGHGDRLLAPHPAAALR, encoded by the coding sequence ATGCCGAAGCAGATCCTGCTCAACGCCTTCAACATGAATTGCGTAGGGCATATCAATCATGGCCTCTGGGCGCATCCGCGGGATACCTCCCATCGCTACAAGGAACTGGGATACTGGACCGATCTTGCGCGTACGCTTGAGCGCGGATTGTTCGATGGCCTGTTTATCGCCGATATCCTCGGGGTCTACGATGTCTATGAAAACTCCGTGGACCTGACGCTCCGCGAAACCATCCAGCTTCCCGTCAACGATCCGCTGATGCTGGTCTCCGCCATGGCGGCGACGACTTCCAATCTCGGGTTCGGCGTGACCGTGAACATCGCCGCCGAGCATCCCTATCTGCTAGCGCGCCGGTTCTCCACCCTCGACCACCTGACCTCCGGGCGCATCGGCTGGAACATCGTCACCGGCTATCTCGACAGCGCCGCCCGCGCCCTCGGGCAGACGGGCCTGAGCGAGCACGACAGCCGCTACGATCAGGCCGACGAATGCATGGAGCTTCTCTACAAGCTCTGGGAAACAAGCTGGGACGACGATGCCGTCGTTCTCGACCGCACAGAGCGGGTCTATGCCCGACCGGAAAAGGTGCGACCCATCAGCCATCACGGTCGCTACTACGATGTGGAAGGCTATCACCTGAGCGAACCTTCACGTCAGCGCACCCCGGTTCTCTTTCAGGCTGGCACTTCACCACGAGGCAAGGAATTTGCGGCGCGTCACGCCGAATGCACTTTCATCAACGCGGCCAACCCGGCCTCGGCGCGTGCCGCTTCCCGCGCCATCCGCAAGGCCGTGGCCGATGCCGGCCGCCGGCCCGAGGATATCAAGATACTGGTCGGCATCACCGTGGTCGCCGACCAGACCATGGCCGGAGCGGAGGCGAAATATGCCGACTACCGCCGCTATGCCAGCCCGGAAGCGGGACTGGCGCATTTTTCCGCCGGCACCGGTATCGATCTCTCTCGTCTTGATCTGGATACGCCCATCGCGCAGGGTGCGGACAATGGCAACGCCATACAATCCAACATCCAGACGGCGCGCGACACGGGCCTGACCAAGCGCAAGCTGCTGGAAAAGCTGTCGCTCGGCGGCAGATACCCGGCCATTGTCGGCAATGGCGAGACGATTGCCGATGAACTCCAGACATGGATCGAGGACGGCGAAATCGACGGCTTCAACCTGACGCGGACCGTGGTTCCCGAAAGCTTCGACGATTTCATCGATGTCGTCATACCCGTGCTTCAGGAACGCGGCCTCTACAAGACGGCCTATGAGAAGGGCTCCTTCCGCAACAGGCTGTTCGGTCATGGCGACCGCCTGCTGGCTCCTCATCCCGCGGCCGCCCTCCGCTAA
- a CDS encoding amino acid ABC transporter permease, translated as MTTKILPGPKGPGLLVKFSTWIGPLPFRQVALLLGVLLVFWFFSANTLQNMQKANLAPGFGFLFQQANFEIGESVVAYQAGDSYGRALLAGLANTGRVALLGCILATVLGVFLGIARLAGNPLLAALIRGYVEILRGTPLLLQLFLWTGLFQSLPAPRNAITVLDLAFLSNRGVFVPSLAIEGFSAIIWLPVLAAVVAATIFGARRLFKGKSFYVTKSAALVTLAVGVTFAILSLLGHPPVVETPERGGFNIRGGWSLTPEFAALLTGLTINASAIISEIVRSGIQSVKSGQWEAARALGLKPGQIMRLVVLPQALRVITPLMTSNYLDLTKNSSLAVAIGFPDIVSVANTTANTTGQVIESITLIMLLYLSINLAVSALMNIYNRKIALKGALSR; from the coding sequence ATGACGACGAAAATACTGCCGGGTCCGAAAGGGCCCGGTTTGCTCGTCAAGTTCTCGACATGGATCGGCCCCCTGCCCTTCAGGCAGGTGGCGCTCCTTCTCGGCGTCCTGCTCGTCTTTTGGTTCTTCAGCGCCAATACGCTCCAGAACATGCAGAAGGCAAACCTTGCACCGGGCTTCGGCTTCCTTTTCCAGCAGGCCAATTTCGAGATCGGCGAAAGCGTGGTCGCCTATCAGGCCGGCGACAGCTATGGCCGCGCTCTTCTGGCGGGACTTGCCAACACCGGCCGGGTCGCCCTGCTCGGCTGCATTCTGGCAACCGTTCTCGGTGTCTTTCTCGGCATCGCCCGGCTGGCAGGCAATCCACTTCTGGCCGCGTTGATCCGCGGCTATGTCGAGATCCTTCGCGGCACGCCGCTGCTGTTGCAGCTCTTTCTCTGGACAGGCCTCTTCCAGAGCCTGCCCGCGCCCCGCAATGCCATTACGGTTCTCGACCTCGCCTTCCTCAGCAATCGTGGCGTCTTCGTTCCGTCGCTCGCCATTGAAGGTTTTTCCGCCATCATCTGGCTTCCGGTCTTAGCCGCAGTCGTCGCAGCAACCATTTTCGGTGCACGACGGCTGTTCAAGGGCAAAAGCTTCTACGTCACCAAGAGCGCCGCACTCGTCACGCTGGCCGTCGGCGTAACATTCGCCATTCTTTCCCTGCTCGGTCATCCGCCGGTCGTGGAAACACCAGAGCGTGGTGGCTTCAATATCCGCGGCGGCTGGTCGCTGACGCCGGAATTCGCAGCTCTCCTCACAGGGCTGACCATCAACGCTTCGGCCATCATTTCCGAAATCGTGCGCAGCGGTATCCAGTCGGTGAAAAGCGGCCAATGGGAAGCGGCCCGTGCGCTCGGCCTGAAACCCGGCCAGATCATGCGCCTCGTCGTCCTGCCGCAGGCCCTTCGCGTGATCACCCCGCTGATGACGTCGAACTATCTCGACCTGACCAAGAATTCGAGCCTCGCGGTCGCAATCGGCTTCCCGGATATCGTCAGCGTTGCCAACACCACTGCCAACACCACCGGACAGGTCATCGAGTCGATCACGCTGATCATGCTGCTCTATCTCTCGATCAATCTCGCGGTCTCCGCGCTGATGAACATCTACAATCGCAAGATCGCGCTCAAGGGAGCCCTTTCCCGATGA
- a CDS encoding amino acid ABC transporter permease, with translation MTMLSLQVPPNAVPVKRWKLLSAHPANTAITLLLVALLVWFGLPILRWALLDAVWWGTADDCAAEAAGACWAFVAVKLRFILFAFYPPDLQWRPALAVAATLLLLIVTAQPRFWGRHLVAVWLATLAAAWLLVSGTVIGPPISTNQWGGLPITLFVSIAGLGFAFPIAVVMALARQSRMRIVRSLAVGYIEILRGVPMIVVLYVAMLIVPMALPAGALVDKLLRAQIGITLFASAYLAEIIRAGLQALPAGQTDAASALGLTYWQTARLVILPQALRAVIPAIVNLSVGILLNTSLLAVIGIYDLLNAAKASATDPQWLGYYTEAYILAAAIYFAISFSASRYSLWLERYLRASDQH, from the coding sequence ATGACGATGCTCTCCCTTCAGGTTCCACCCAATGCCGTGCCGGTGAAGAGATGGAAACTGCTTTCCGCACATCCGGCAAACACCGCAATCACTCTCCTGCTGGTCGCGCTGCTTGTCTGGTTCGGTCTGCCCATCCTGCGCTGGGCACTTCTCGACGCCGTCTGGTGGGGAACGGCGGACGACTGTGCGGCTGAAGCCGCCGGGGCCTGCTGGGCCTTCGTTGCGGTGAAGCTGCGCTTCATCCTCTTCGCCTTCTATCCGCCGGACCTGCAATGGCGGCCGGCGCTTGCCGTCGCTGCCACCTTGCTTCTGCTGATCGTCACGGCACAGCCCCGCTTCTGGGGCCGCCATCTCGTTGCCGTTTGGCTCGCGACGCTGGCCGCGGCCTGGCTGCTCGTCTCCGGCACGGTCATCGGGCCGCCGATCTCGACAAACCAGTGGGGTGGCCTGCCGATCACGCTTTTCGTCTCCATCGCGGGTCTTGGCTTCGCTTTCCCCATCGCCGTCGTCATGGCGCTTGCGAGACAGTCACGCATGCGCATCGTCCGCAGCCTCGCGGTCGGATATATCGAGATCCTGCGCGGCGTACCGATGATCGTCGTGCTTTACGTCGCCATGCTGATCGTGCCCATGGCACTGCCGGCCGGCGCGCTGGTCGACAAGCTGCTGCGCGCCCAGATCGGCATCACGCTTTTCGCCTCCGCCTACCTTGCCGAGATCATCCGCGCGGGCCTGCAGGCGCTGCCGGCCGGACAAACCGATGCGGCCTCCGCGCTTGGCCTCACCTACTGGCAGACCGCCCGACTGGTCATCCTCCCGCAGGCCTTGCGCGCCGTCATCCCGGCCATCGTCAATCTCTCGGTCGGCATTCTGCTGAACACGTCGCTGCTGGCCGTCATCGGCATCTACGACCTGCTGAATGCCGCCAAGGCATCCGCGACCGATCCGCAATGGCTGGGCTACTATACGGAAGCCTACATTCTCGCCGCCGCGATCTATTTCGCCATCAGCTTCAGCGCCTCGCGTTACAGCCTCTGGCTGGAGCGTTATCTGCGGGCAAGCGACCAGCACTGA